The following proteins come from a genomic window of Shewanella halifaxensis HAW-EB4:
- a CDS encoding LutC/YkgG family protein, whose protein sequence is MSSKHDILNALKSAAIAPQAMPVIKVAPRIDDLVGQFEASLNTVAGTLHREGGLAKLQAQVDEQIAQGMQIISMLDGIKGNREVTDTAHQLRDIDYAVIPGDLGVAENGAIWVNNKNLGHRVTPFICENLFLVLEAKTIVANMHQAASKLTLDSGEFGTFIAGPSKTADIEQALVVGAHGACSLNVYLV, encoded by the coding sequence ATGTCCAGTAAACACGACATTCTAAACGCGCTAAAGAGCGCGGCGATTGCACCTCAAGCCATGCCTGTTATCAAGGTTGCACCGCGAATTGATGACTTAGTTGGTCAGTTTGAAGCCAGCCTTAATACCGTAGCTGGCACGTTGCACCGTGAAGGTGGCCTAGCTAAATTACAGGCACAAGTTGATGAGCAGATTGCACAGGGCATGCAGATCATCTCTATGCTTGATGGCATTAAAGGCAACCGCGAGGTGACTGATACGGCTCACCAGCTGAGAGATATCGATTACGCGGTGATCCCTGGAGACTTAGGCGTCGCTGAAAATGGCGCTATCTGGGTTAACAACAAAAACCTTGGCCACCGCGTCACGCCCTTTATCTGTGAAAACTTATTCTTAGTGCTAGAGGCTAAAACGATAGTGGCTAACATGCATCAAGCCGCCAGTAAGCTAACTCTTGATTCCGGTGAGTTTGGTACCTTTATCGCAGGTCCATCAAAGACGGCCGATATCGAGCAAGCCTTGGTTGTCGGTGCCCACGGCGCGTGTAGCTTAAACGTATACTTGGTTTAA